The Dermacentor albipictus isolate Rhodes 1998 colony chromosome 2, USDA_Dalb.pri_finalv2, whole genome shotgun sequence genome has a segment encoding these proteins:
- the LOC139055698 gene encoding uncharacterized protein codes for MASSSPDQVLPSAPLPRNSEVTALKLVELWSSYSEVWFIVIESLFRRHRLSSQMDMFDHVVGALPPITAVIVRDLLCSWPVDHPYEYLKLTLNQGTTETEQHRLQQLHTLEELSDRKLCDLLRRMQALAGVLAPSTDRALLQQLFLQCLPPLVRTILTASLFLTLESLAESTDRIKDVRFVRKPCGHS; via the coding sequence ATGGCCTCCAGTTCTCCCGATCAAGTACTGCCGTCAGCGCCACTACCTCGTAATTCCGAAGTCACCGCTCTCAAGCTTGTGGAGCTCTGGTCGTCCTACTCAGAAGTTTGGTTCATTGTCATCGAATCCTTATTCCGTCGCCACCGTCTCAGTTCGCAAATGGACATGTTTGACCACGTCGTTGGAGCGCTTCCACCTATTACTGCTGTGATTGTTCGCGACCTTCTGTGCTCCTGGCCCGTCGACCACCCCTATGAGTACCTTAAGCTGACGCTCAACCAAGGCACCACTGAAACGGAGCAGCATCGATTACAGCAACTTCATACATTGGAAGAGCTGAGCGACCGCAAACTTTGCGACTTATTGCGCCGTATGCAAGCCTTGGCTGGAGTCCTGGCTCCTTCAACTGACAGGGCACTTCTCCAGCAACTTTTCCTGCAGTGCCTTCCACCGCTGGTGCGCACGATCCTGACCGCCTCTTTATTCTTGACGTTGGAATCTCTGGCCGAGTCGACCGACAGAATTAAAGATGTTCGTTTCGTGAGAAAGCCCTGTGGCCACAGTTAA